CAAAAAAGCTTATAGGGGATCTAGGATGTCAAATTGCATAACACATACATAACACTGACAAAACTGGTACATGACTTAAAGCAAGAAAGAAGCAGCAGTTTGGATTCTATAGAAGATAATGGTGCGCCCTTTTATTGGCCAGTTAATTTAATTCTGATCACATACAAAGTCCACTGACATTAACCATTCCTGGCAGTcactgcatttttatattaacacCACAGAGTAAAAAAGGCTATCGAAAAGATCAGATAGCTCaataaaacatgcaaatcagCGTTTATAATATGATAACAGTGCTCATATAACCTGAACATAAAAATGCTCACATGCAATATGAGCACGACACTCCACTTTCCCATTGTTCACGTCAGCGATTCTGTGTGTGGTGTCTCAGGCCCAATGGTGTGGTATCAGAAGTTCGAGTACGCGGTGGGTCACTGGCTTCAGAAGACGGCGGAGCACGTGTTTGGCTCGGTTCTGTGCAGTCCAGGCTGTTTCAGTCTGTTCAGAGGATCTGCACTGATGGACGACAACGTCCTGAAACGATACACCACCAAAGCCACACGCGCCTCTGAGTATGTGCAGTACGATCAAGGTAAACCCTTCCTCAGAGTCAACCCTTCCTGTTTCTATAGCCCACTAGCATGCTAACCATCCACTAGAAGTCTGGTTTATGCTTTATAAATAACTTGCAGTGACTTGCATTATTGCATACATTTGTCTTTACTATCTTGTAATCCAACGAGACATATTATCCAAATAGCCTTTTCCTATAATGTATGGAAACTTGTCGCGTTTAGTAATGCAGTGTTCATAAATGCCTAATGGGTGAAAATGTGTTAATGCCATATTACCTGTTTATATTTAACAAAGAATAATATTTAAAGTCTACACATGACACGGATAGAACATTTTACATCAAAATTCATGAGCAGCCAGCATCGTTTCTATAGAGTTTCCTTCTCTGACCCCCACTTTGCTCACATATGCACATTTAACATGTTCAAGGGGGGAGCACTTTGAAATTAATGAAACTCACAAGCAAACATGCATGCATTTTCCATATACATGTACGAacagttttgtttaaaatgagTTAAGAATAATAATTTCCCAAGTCCGACAACACAACTAAATTAtctatattacaaaatattagctTTTCTTCACACTTGAAAAATGGAGCATTTAAAGAACCAAATGTGGTTTAGattcaaaataaacgttttaCTGAAAATTTGATGCAGAGAGGTGTGTTTACAGAGGAATCGAGGGAAACTATGAATGTTTTTTACTGAGCACGTTACATAAAAGATTGTTTTTGAAGGTTACACAAATAATGTGCTTCTTGTGGTAAAATCTGTAGTTAAATGGTCTTATTTAAAGTTGAGTTAAAATGTAATTGCATCAACATGATAAGGTTACATCATCTTTTGTGTTAGATCAAGAGAAACAGATCCTTGAAATAACAGTTGCAGGTTAACGCAGCACTTCTGTTCAGTAAAGTAGATAGTTAGTGAGATGTCTATAACTTACAGCATCTGATGTTTCTGTGTAGTTGATTCTGAATGATCGCTGAAAGTCAGTTCATCATGTTTCTCATCCGCTCACCTGCAGGTGAGGACCGCTGGCTGTGCACTCTTCTCCTGCAGCAGGGCTGGCGTGTGGAGTATAACGCTGCTTCAGATGCTTACACCAACTCACCGCAGGAGTTCAAAGAGTTTTACAACCAGAGGCGTCGATGGGGTCCTTCAACACTGGCCAACACTCTCGACCTGCTTCACCACGGCAAAGAAACAGTCCAGAGAAACTCTTCCATATCCATCCTCTACATCTTATATCAGACCTTCACTGTGGCTTCCTCTATCCTGGGACCTGCCTCCGTCACCCTCATGATAGcaggtaaatataaaaaaactgggtAAAAACGTGTTACTGTGGTTCAGCTGCCCTGCTGGAAATGTCCGCTAAAACCATCTTCTGATGGGGCTGAGGTTGACCTGGTTGACCATCTGGTCGATCTGTTCAAGGCTTGTGTATTACCTACCTATGCCCCAAGACACAGATTGGTTAACCAGCTTGGACTTCCTAAGCATGACCTGGTCAAAATACCTCTCTGTGAATATATCATGTATGAAAACTGATGTGAAGTGCAAAGACTAGTGTAATTGACTCTTTCTTTTCCATTTTAGGAGCGTTCCAATTTGTGTTTGGAATTGAAGGCACTCTTTCCATAATAATTGGCGTAATACCTCCAACTGTTTACATGATCATATGTTTTGTGGCCAAACCCAACTTCCAAATCACCATTGCTGCCATTCTCAGTGTCATATACGCATTCCTGATGACTGCATCCTTCTTCTCCATTATTGGTAactattgttaattattattatttattttttgtatgtataaaTTGTGTTGAAAACATGCTTGTTGATATTCAGTTTCATTGGATGTCTTATTTTAGGTGACATGGTTAAACAGGGGACATTTATAACCCCTACTGGACTCTTCCTGGTGTCTGGTGCGATCCTGTACATGGTGACAGCTATTCTTCACCCTCAGGAGTGCACTTTGATTATCTACGGTCTGATGTACTTCATCTGCATTCCCAGTGGATATCTCCTCCTCACCATATATTCCCTAGTCAACATGCACAATGTCTCTTGGGGCACTCGAGAAACTAACAAGGCAAAGGAGCAGAAAAAGCAAGTGGGCATTGTGTGCAATCGCGACTGCAAAATGTGCTGTTGGGACGTGAAAATCCAAGTCACTCAGGAGACCGAGAGTCTAGTCCTTCAACAATTTCAGCAAGCCATCAATCCAAACACACCAGCTGCCAAAACTGAGCCTGACGACCCGAAGGCTCAGAGCACCCATGAAGTCCAGAACAGCTTAGATGCCAACAAACACATCCAGGACGACCTCGAGGAGATGATTCATAAGAAGGATAAGTCCAAAGAgaatctcaacagggtctacgaGGAAATAGACGCTTGTTCTGATAAAAGGTAAAGAATATAAAAGTGTGTGTTGATTTCATTTGCAATGCAGCAGAAAAGTTCATAATTTTTCCCTAACTGTTGCTTCAAATTGATCTTCCAGTGGGAGTTCCAAAGATGAGAGAAAAAATGACCAATTTAATGATGAAACAGACTttgatgatgacgacgatgatgatgatgacagtgaTTACGATACTCTGGAGCCAAAAGAAGTTGTGCCTGAGAGTGGTAAGAGATGACATCGTTATGATCCTATAGTTATAGATTTTATATAGTACAAGTGATTCATGATCATCTTGTCAGTACAATTTGTAAATGGGTGTTAAGAAAACTTTAAATGGGTGTCTCAGATTAGTAAAAGAATGAGAATATCTGAATCAAAACTGCATACAGTACAATCCTCATCTGGACCCTGTTCTGAGTGTAGAGTTGGTCTTGTTGTTGTTGACGTTGTTCTTATTTAAACGGACAGACTGGGTGGAGCCCGTCAAGACAGAGTTCCTGAAGAAACTGACGTATGCCAATCTGAAGAGAAACCTTCAGGAGCAGATCCGATACACACTGAGAAACAAGAACAAGGAGGATCTGTGCGAGGAACTGGTGTCGATCCTCAGCGACACCCTGAACGAGGAGCTGAGGGATAAAGTGGGTCCTGAGGACGTCTTGAGTATGAGTCAGCTGGAGGAACTGCAGTATGCTCTGAATGAAGTCGCCAGGCGCATCGTGAAGTCCAACCGCATCGAGAACGGAGCGCAGAGACTGGAGAGGCGTGTCAAGAGGGCAATCGAAAGAACGCTTGTGGCTCCACAGGTTGAGAAGCTATCTGAGGTAATGCTTTCTGGATGCTTGATGTTATAATGAGATTTACACAAGtaggacatgttcctggatctcCATTCCCATCAATGCATCAAACACAACACTTATCTTGACTCCAGCTAACCATAAACTACCACCTAGAAACCAGGGATGGACAACTCTGGCCCTCAAGATCCACTTTTccacagagtttagctccaatgaGGAGCCTGTCTGTAGCTTTCCAGGACAGGGGAGGCCAACTGGCCCCAATCATTTTGGATGTCCCCTTTATCAGACCCTTCCTCTGCAGATATTGGAGTCTCTTTTAATGAGAGctgattcaggtgtgtttaattaggaggAGTTGAATAGTGTTTAGAGTCCAGGAACAGGGTTAGGAAACACAGTTTTAGTaaccctgaagaccttgattagcttgttttaCTATGGTTGGATCTAAACTCTTCAGTTGCCAACCCTGCCCTAACACAAACCCTGTAGCTAATCTCTGATTGCGGAGTAGGGACTTTATTCCAGGAACAAGGAAGTTGATCCAAGAACATGTCCAAACTGGTCAAATCATCTAAAAAGTCATTTGAGAGGTATTCAATGCTAGTGTCAAGTCAATGATTAAGGGCTAAAGCTAAGGGTAGGGCTTGGAACACCAATCTTAACCATTTATGAGTAGGAATTGCTTAGGAATTGTTATTGGTCTATAAACTTAGGTTGGCTTGAACTGGTTGACAGAAATACTGTTCCAAGACCAactataatacaaaataatctaGATTCATTTGGGTTAATCAAGCTTCAGTAGATTATCAAAGGATAAGTAATGCATTTGGCTAAATTAACTGACCGAATGCAGCCAAACGGAGTAGTCTTTTACAAGTATGTTTATGTTTCCCTATTATTACCAGGATGAACATGATTTCTGGAATAAACTGATCGAGCGTTATCTTCTACCCATACAAGATGACAAAGCTCACCTCGAGGAAGTGACACGGGAGCTCAAGTCGCTACGGAACAAGGTACGCTTGGCAAATGAAGAAGTTCATCTGTCCAGGCCTGTGACTTCATGTACTAAATGAGCACTATTCTGTGTTTTGCAGGCAGTGTTTTTGTACTTCATAGTGAACGTCCTCTGGGTTGTAGCTACGTTCTTCCTTCAGGCCATTGGCACTGATGTTCTGAGCATCAATATTCCCAAGTACTATCCTAACGGTACTCAGGCACTAGAGCCCTTGAGAGTGGAGCCCTTGAGCTTGATGTTTCTGCTGTCCTTCGCCGTTCTGCTCATTGTTCAGTTCTTGGCTATGCTTTACCACAGGTAAACCTCACAGCACATACTGCCACACTGATACCCGGTCttttatatacatgtacacatacatacatgtatggaGCTTGATTATTTGAGATGTGAAACCCTGTTATTTCTCATTACAGAGTGTACACCCTCATCCATGTGGTGTCGTACAGAAGCTCGGAGAAAAACTACAAAGAAAGAGATGAGGTGAGGAGCTGTCTTTGGTGCTGCATGGTGTTTATCCATGATTCAGCCTGTACATTAAGTGTCTTCCTTCTGAAAAGCTGACTGGATTTTTACAACGATTTAaacttgattattatattgtttttacaatgGTCTTGTTCATTGcaggaggatgaagatgagggATTGATCCTGGGGAATCCCCAAAATCTTACCATCACTGCTGACGACTTGTGAAACGGTTTCCAAACGCTGATTCTTTTGCTCCTTACGtacaattaaaaatgatttatcatacatataaaataattataaaatgaagcCAGACTTACTCCACAGCAACAGAAACTGGAGCTGGGATTGGTTTACTGTAGATTTGTGCACCAAATAACATTTTTTAAGTATTGTTTGAACAATGTTTGATCACCTGCTAGTTTATCTCTGTGTTACTGTATTTATCtgtcaaatattaaatgttctGTATAACAAACTGGTCTGGACAAGTCAGTCTCTGTGGAAAGCACATTTGATTCATAGCTGGATGAGAGTCCTGTCATCATTATTCACCGTGTTCTTCCAGAGCTTTACTCCATTGAACACAAAGATTATCTCCATCATGACAACAACATACAAGTTACTTTTTTATAGCTGTGTGTgaagaacagacagacagacagacagacagatagatagatagatagatagatagatagatagatagatagatagatagatgagtcaAAAGAAGCAAAGGCAAAACTTTGTATTTTTCTCCATATTTATTATTAACACACTGATCGCATTATGTATGGAAATAAATTATTCAACTATTTCTACATTACATACAAACTGTGACCTTCAAGGCTGTGTTGTAAGgcttaaaatgttaaatgtgtaaCAGAGGAAAAATGGCGTAAGCCCAATCATCAGTGTATATGAATGATTATTAATTGTGTTAAACGGATCAGCTGTTGTGACACAGATTCGTGATCTCCTCACACGTCATCATTTGGCCATCTTCTTCTCCATGCTGAGGAACACAGAGAAACAAGAGCGTGTGTTATGTGTGAGCACCTGAACACATCTCATTACACGTGTACAGTAAACACGGGACAGTGTTAGACGGTCGTACTTGTATTTGATGAGTCTGCTGCCCTGAGTGAGCTGCGCTGCTTCATTGGTGAAGTGACAGGCGAACAGAAGCCAGTTTCTGGGCTGGACCTTGTAGGCGAAGCGCATGAACAGCAGCGAGTAGCAAGTCAGAGCTGGAAAAACAAGAGGGAGAACACCTcgattgacctctgacctcacacTATCGGTCTGTTGCACAAGCTGCTGTTGTTGTGTCACGTACCGAAGGTCATTCTGCCGCTGATGATCTCTGGACTCTTCTTCATGTCACTGATGGCGGCGATGGGCAGACCCCAGTTAGCCACCGGACCCCAGAAGTGCTGGAAAACATGAGAAACCAGTGCTGTAACCGCCgggacacagacacagagagatccTTCACTAGAGAGGGACTTACTGTGCTGAGGAGAAGATCCACGGGGGAGCAGAGCCATCGGGAAAGAAACATCAACGTTACAACAAGGACAAATACAACACATGACAGGCTCAACAAGATTGTTAATATACAATATCAAGtgtctgcttgttcaaaaataatTTACTATTACTCCAGGAAAGCATCAGCATGCATCAAATTCATGGCATTGTTttcctacaaaaccaccactggctctgcacccctttacctgaattcattacttcagacttatgtgtcctccagaagcttgtgttctgcaagtgaacgtcgctcgattgttcatcccaaagaaacacaaagtcacagacttttaaatgaactgttccctaaatgacctgcccaactatttgttataaaattaaaaagcaaaaaaaacaaacaaaaaggcctctaacactagcttgctcaattctttttctattctgttttatttttattataactaCAAAATAAAAGCGTGTAACCTGTACTGTTTTAAACTAACctagacttgttatagcacttatatatcattgctcttttgttgtttttgattgcttccactgtcctcatttaagTCTCTTCGGATAAAAGCctgtgctaaatgactaaatgtaatgtaatgtaaagtgaacactcacaaagacaaaaaagaaatGGTCACTGTGATATTTATACTAAATGTATAATGATTTACAGATGAAAACACTGGTTTTATTGTGTTCTAACACGAGGAGTCGATAAAGACACGCACTGCTGCCGTTAAGCCAATACAATTAAAATACTAGTAACACTGTGAAGAGGGTTTTATTTCTCCGAGACTCGACTCAGGTGATATAACCATAGACAGTTAAAGATATAACGACAGTTAGCTCACTCCACTGTCATGTAATCACAGAGCTCTGGGGTCAGACAGCGCCTCCGGCGGCGGGCGGCGGGACTGCAGCGCGTGTCCTTCAGGTGTTCCGCGGTTATTATCTGTTTATATACGGTCTGTAGTTATCACACACACACGACCGAGACTCACTTCACGGTATTCTGCTCGACACTCCTCACACTCTGCACGGTTTGACTCGtcagagagaaacacagagaaaCACTGACCTCATAAGATACTCTCTGAACTCTTTACTGCGGAGATGATCCACGGCCTTACGCGCCAGTGTCCCGGCCATTATCAGTCCGACGACGAGACAGTCACGACGAGAACCGGTTCGTGAGGAGAGGACACTGAGCAACACTGAGCAACTGCAAACACTGTACGCGACGACAAACAGAGGACAGAGAAATGCAGGCGGGGTGACGTCACTTCCTGCGCACACACTCGCTGCTGTCAGATGTAAAGTCCTCAAGGTGCTGAaaacaaagtattattattattatcatcatcattattatttttatatttttaaacccAGTTCGCCAGGTTTACGTCAGATGTTATTATTGTTACCCTGAAACTGCTTTACACGTATAATGGCAATGCACTCATTCctcaaaaattaattaaaattcattGTAATTACACATAATGCATTGAAAATATTGTTGGTTGAATATTGttgaatattgtttttattttctctagtttttttatttatttttgtttcatagttatattatacaataaaaacacacaaaaaatgtagttaaccgaaagaaaaagaaaaaaataaataaactctgcGTTGTCATTGGTTGTGGTGGAGCACGTGGTCGGGCCGCGGAGTGTGACGTGGGCGGAAGTAAAGATGGCGCTGGATATTTCGTCCACGTCTGTTATGGCTCATGATAACTCATATCACAGTcatgtttctgattattatagCAGGAGTCTGAGCAACAAACCCGATGTAGTGCCGTCTGGAGTCACCGAGAGGAAGGTGTCGCCATCAGATAGACCTGACATGATGGTGCTGGACGTGATCGGCATCAAGGACTCGGGTGAGCGGGGTTATCTTGTTTGTGTTCGTCTCTgtgttctgtctctgtgtctgtttTGTCTCTGTGTCTGTATTCAGTGTCTGTATTCTGTGTTTGTGTTCgtctctgtgtttctgtgttctgtgtttgtctctctctctctctctctctctctctctctgtgtgtgtgtgtgtgtgtgtgtgtgtgtgtgtctctttctctgtgtttgtgttctgtgtttgtctctctctctctctctctctctctctctgtgtgtgtgtgtgtgtgtgtgtgtgtgtgtgtctctttctctgtgtttgtgttctgtgtttgtctctctctctctctctctctctctctctctctctctctctctgtgtgtgtgtgtgtgtgtctgtctctttctctgtgtttgtctctgtgtgtgtgtgtgtgtgtgtgtgtgtgtgttctgtctctgtttctgtctctgtttctgaggtctgtgtctgtgtgtgtgtgtgtgtgtgttctgtctctgtttctgtgtgtgtgtgtgtgtgtgtgtgtgttctgtctctgtttctctgtgtgtgtgtgtgtgtgtgtgtgtgttctgtctctgtttctgtgtgtgtgtgtgtctgtgtgtgtgtgttctgtctctgtttctgtgtgtgtgtgtgtgtgtgtgtgtgtgtgttctgtctctgtttctgtgtgtgtgtgtgtgtgtgtgtgtgttctgtctctgtttctgtgtgtgtgtgttctgtctctgtttctgtgtgtgtgtgtgtgtgtgtgtgtgtgtgttctgtctctgtttctgtgtgtgtgtgtgtgtgtgtgttctgtctctgtttctgtgtgtgtgtgtgtctgtgtgtgtgtgtgtgtgtgtgtgttctgtctctgtttctgtgtgtgtgtgtgtgtgtgtgtgttctgtctctgtttctgaggtctgtgtctgtgtgtgtgggatCCAGGGCTTGTCAGATGTTAATCGGTGTGTTTTCATGTTCAGATGCTCCGGTGAACCGGAGGAAGCGTGAGACGGACGTGTATGTTCTGGTAAGACTCCTCTAGTCTCATAAGAAATAGTTTTTGGCCAGTgagatttatttacttatttttagtgTTATTCTTTCTTATGTTTGCTTgcttgaaagaagtcttttatgtttGACCAAGCtgttgtttatttgattaaattacaGTAGTACTGtcaagtattttttttgttttcaatttaaaatgtgttttctatgtgaatgtaaAAAACTGTGATgctcagctgtattttcagcatcattcctccagtcttcagagtcacatgatcttcagaaatcagaataatattttgatttattatcagttgaaaacagttgtgctgcacaatatattttttggaaaaccatgctacactttatttttcaggattcacagatgaatagaaagttcaaaagaacagcatttatttgaaatggaagtcttttgtaacatatatatttactgtcacttttcacgAATTTAATGTGTCCTAAACTTTTGAGTGTTAGTGTGTGCTTTGTAGGATGTTTTCCTTACTCTGGTTATAATTCGCAGTATCACGGGAGAGTGCGCTCGTTGCTGAGCTCATTAGCTGTGAACTCTGACTCTGGGGATTGTGGGTATTGTTTATTGATCTCTGTCCATCACTGCAGGGCACGATACATCCCTTCCGCAAAAGTCCGCGCTCGGTCCTGGGGAAGTTTGCGCAGGAGTTAAGTCTGGTGACCTCTGACAGACGGGTGAGTTCAGTGATCTGAGCTGCTGATCTCATGGAAACAATACAGCACTGATTTAAAAACACAACGACACATATGTTTTAATATCGAAGACATAAACTCCATACTGACAAGCGTTTGTTTAAGGCTTTTACTGAAATCCAGCCCGACTGGTTTTATGAGGTAAAGTGTTATTAGAACAGCTGACAGCAGGGGTCAGTGTTTGACtggttctcacacacacacacacacagactctcacagcCGTTTCATGATTGTGTGATTGTGTTTCAGTCGTGGAGGATCCTTCTGTTCGGCGTGTTGAACCTGCTCTGCACGGCCTGTCTGCTGATGTGGGGCAGCTCCACCAACAGCATGGGTGAGCTCTCGCAGCACACACACTGataccagacacacacacttacatctgACACACACTGAGGTCCATCCGTGTCGCTGGAGGAAGGTGTGTCGTTGTGTCTTCATGTGTCTGATGAACACACTGTGTATTAAACCCATCTAGTacactgtgacactgatgacttcTGTAGGCCTCACACACAGAGGGTTTTGATTAATGTGGACAGATCTCACACAGTACATCATTCATCCTCCTGTACACCTCTCCTGTGCAGCACTATGATTGCCCAATCTGAATTGTTCAGCCTTCATTTGGTtaccttttaaaaatacatttatcacAGTGTTTAGACTAATTAAAACCGATggcacagaaaataaaaatcaataaaacacaTTCCGTAGTGCACTTTTATTGTTagaatttgaatacatttatttaagtttttgaaTAAATTTGCTGAAACTGGCTGAAatctctgtgtttgtttgtgtgtgtatgtgtgtgtgtgtgtgtgtgtgtgtgtgtgtgtgtgtgtgtgtgtgtgtggtatcagTCAGCACCGCTGTGTCTTGAGCAGAGAAGGGTAATAGTCCTGTATTGAGCTCTTCAGTAAGATGATCTTCACATCAGTGGCCTGTGTGTGTAAGAAGCTCCTTCAGAGACGACAGACGATGATGCTTCGAGGACCAGACTCTGTCTCAGGGTTCAGTGAGGAAGGACACAAACAGTGATGTGTCATGTGTTGAAGCGTGAGCTCGGCCACGGCTCTCCTGTGTGTGTCCACGAGACTTCACGAGAATCCACGAGAGTCCACGAGACTCCGCGAGACTTCACGAGACTTCGCGAGACTCCACAAAACTTCACGAGACTCCACGAGACTTCACGAGAGTTCACGAGACTCCACGAGACTTCACGAGACTTCACGAGAGTCCACGAGAGTCCACGAGACTCCGCGAGACTTCACGAGAGTCCACGAGACTTCACGAGAGTCCACGAGACTCCGCGAAACTTCACGAGAGTCCACGAGAGTCCACGAGAGTCCACGAGAATCCACGAGACTTCACGAGACTCCACGAGACTCCGCAAGACTCCACGAGACTCCGCGAAACTTCACGAGAGTCCACGAGACTTCACGAGAGTCCACGAGACTCCACGAGACTTCACGAAAGTCCACAAGACATCACAAGAGTCCACGAGACTCCGTGAAACATCACAAGAGTCCACGAGACTCCGTGAAACTTCACGAGACTTCACGAGAGTCCACGAGACTTCACGAGAGTCCACGAGACTTCACGAGAGTCCACGAGACTTCACGAGAGTCCACGAGACTC
Above is a genomic segment from Carassius carassius chromosome 30, fCarCar2.1, whole genome shotgun sequence containing:
- the LOC132111033 gene encoding mitochondrial pyruvate carrier 1-like isoform X1, with amino-acid sequence MAGTLARKAVDHLRSKEFREYLMRSHFWGPVANWGLPIAAISDMKKSPEIISGRMTFALTCYSLLFMRFAYKVQPRNWLLFACHFTNEAAQLTQGSRLIKYNMEKKMAK
- the LOC132111033 gene encoding mitochondrial pyruvate carrier 1-like isoform X2 — its product is MFLSRWLCSPVDLLLSTHFWGPVANWGLPIAAISDMKKSPEIISGRMTFALTCYSLLFMRFAYKVQPRNWLLFACHFTNEAAQLTQGSRLIKYNMEKKMAK